The DNA sequence AGTTTGACTGATTTTTACCATAATTACATTTTGCACATATTGCATACCAGATGTAGAAACATACATAAGCAATAATGAACCAATTACCACAACAACTAAAACAACTGGATCTAAATTAGCTAAAGCTGTATTCAATCCGTCTGGATTAGTAACATTTGGAGTTATTAAAGCAGAAATCGCATACCCCAAAAAAAAGGAAGAAAAAGCTAAAATTGCTGATGATAATAGAGCAAAAGTTAAACTAATAAATCAAACCGATTTTTTAGCTTCCATTTCTTTTAATATACGTTTAATTAATTTAAAGGGTTGCAATTTAGAATCAGTACTTAAAACTTTTGCATTATGCATTTGCTAATTCCTCCTCACTCATTTGTGAAACTGCTATTTGTTTGTATACATCACAATTTTTAATTAATTCACTATGTGTTCCTTGTCCAACAATTTCTCCTTTATCAACAACTAAAATTTTATCTGAATCTTTTATTGATAAAATTTTCTGAGCAATTATTATAGTAGTCAAACCTTTAAGTTTTTCTTTAATATTTCTACGTAAATTTTGATCAGTGATTGCGTCTAATGCGCTAGTTGAATCATCTAAAACAAGAATTCTAGGTTTTCTCAATATTGTTCTTGCAATTGAAACACGTTGTTTTTGACCACCTGATAAATTTTTTCCTCGTTGTTCAACAATATGATTAATTCCATCAACAAAATTATTGATAAATGGTTTAGCACAAGCGATTTCTAACGCTTCATCGATTTCTTCATTTGTTGCTTTATCATTACCAAACAATAAATTTGATTTTATTGTTCCTGCAAATAAAATATTTTCTTGAAAAACATAACCAACAGAATTGTGTAAATTATATGTATCAATATCTTTTATATTTCTTTTACCAACAATAATATTACCTGTTGTAGGTTCATAAATCCTTGCCATTAAATTAATTATTGATGATTTTCCAGAACCTGTTGATCCAATAATCCCTATTGTTTCACCTGAATTAATTGAAAAATTAATATTATTTAAAATGTTTTCAGAAGAATTAGGATTATATTTAAAATTAACATTTTCAAAAACAATTGAACCATCAACAAGATCTAAACCACTAGAGTTTACTTTTATATTTGGAATGTCATTTAGAACTTCGTTAACTCTTTTCACTGAAGCTCGTGATTGTACAAAATTAAATAAAACCATTGTACTTATAGTAATACCCATAATAATATATCCTTGATAACCAAGAATAGATTGTAATTTGCCCAACTCTAAAGTTGAATCTATTGGATGTGGTGGATATTTTGCTATTAATAAAATTATCAAAGAAGCTAAATTAGCAATCAATAAAATAATAGGTTGTAATCCAGATAAAATTTTAAATGCTTTTGTAGTATAAAAATTTCAGCGATTATTTACTTCATTAAATTTATCTCTTTGTGTAGATTCAAGATTATAAGATTTTATAACACGCACACCTAAAATATTTTCACGAGATTGAACATTTAAAGCATCTACTGTTTTTTGAATTGTTCCAAACAATGGCGATGCTTTTTTGATAGCAACCATCATCGCTATAATCATCAATGGTATTCAAACAGCTAATGAAATAGAAAGATCACCATCTGTCATTATTGAAAAAATTAAACCCCCAACAAATAAAAATGGTCCTCGAATCATGATTCTTATAACTGTAAATGACATATTTTGAATTAACGCTATATCATTAGTTAATCTAATAAGTAAACTAGACGTACCAAATTTATCCAGATTAGAAGAAGATAATTTTTGAATTTGTAAAAATAAATTTGATCTAATCATTGCAGCTATATTTACAGCTGATTTAGAAGCTAAATAAGCTCCTAAAAAACCAGTTAATAAACCAAATAATGCACATGCACCCATTGATGAACCTAAAATAGTTAAAGCTTCAGTTCTAGAAGTGAATTGAAGTGTTCATACTAAAAAAGGAACATGCGAAAGAATATAACCTATATTATCATCAGAGGCTCCGATTATAGGTGTCATAGCAGTGAAAATAGCTGGCATAACTAAATCAGTTATAACTTGAATAAAAGTTAAAATACTAGCAAATATAGTTATAGTTCAGTATTTAGCACTTTGAAACTTTAAAAGTTTTCACATACTTTTTTTCAATATCCCTTAAATATTAATTTTCTATTAAAAATATTACTGAATGTTTATAAAACATACAAAATTTAGATACTAAATTTTAACACTTTTTTTAAAATTTATTCACACAAAAAAATCATTATTTCATGCAATTCGTTTTCATAACTTTTATATGGTTCATTTTTGGCATCTAAAATTAATTTCTTTTTTATCAATTTATAGTTTTGTTTTTCATAATACTTTCAATTACAATTACTATCTGTTACTAATCAAAATGATTTAAAATTAAATTTATTACAAACATAATTAATTAAATTTTTTGCAATATTTCTACCTTTAAATTTGGGATTAACTGATAAAAGTTTTAGTTCAGGAATATTTTGAAGCATTTTATTAGATTTTAATTCATCAATTAAATTATCAATATTTTTAATTACAGCCATTTGCAATTCAAAATCATATATTTCGTTTTCGTTGTTTAAATTTGAACGCATATAATTAAATTTTTTAATATATGAATCATTATTTAATTTTGTTTGAATTAAATTATCAAAAAAAGCTAAACCAGCAACTTCATTATTCATAATTGCTAATTTTTTAATAGAACTATCTGAAATAAATTTTTTAGCTGATATAGTTAAAAAATCATTTATATATTGTTTTGGAAAATTTCTTTCATTTAAACGAAAAATATTATTCAATAGTTTTTTTACTTCTTCAAAATCTTTATCTAAATAATCTCTAACAATAATTTCGTTCATAAAAAACCTTTTAAATTTTAATTAAAATAATTTTTAGCAGTGTTAATATCTAGTTCAATTGCTTGTTTCAAATCAATAATATTTGAAAAAAATTCATTTGGTCTAATAAATTTATAAAAAATTATTTTTATCTCATTGTCATAAATGTTTTTATTGAAATTAAAGATATTAACTTCAATATATTTTTTAGATTCTTTAAAAGATTTACTATTTCCAACAAATCCAACACCTTGATATGTTAAATTATCAACAACGCATTGAACTATATAAGAACCTTCGTTTAATTCAATCAAATTTTTATCACATTCAATATTAGCTGTTGGAAAACCTAATGATGTTGCTATTTGTTTCCCTTTAATTACTTTTCCAACACGATAATATGGTTCTAAAAGTAATTTGTTAGCTTCAAAGAAATTATTATTTTTAATTAATTTTTTTATTAATGTGGTTGAAATATTGGAACGATTAACAATTAAAACATTTTTAAAATTTTTTTGTAAAAATTCAACATTTTGTTTATCGCGACCAAAAAGATAATCACTACCAACTATAATTCGATATTCACTAAATTTTTTAAGTAAAAAATTATTACAAAATTCTAATGCACTCATATTTTGAAAATTTAAATCTAATAAATAAATTTTATTTGTTTTCATCTTTTTCAACTGATTAAATCTTTCTTGTTCTGAATACAAAAAATTATTTTTTTTACTTGGAATATTTTTAAATGTTAAAACGTCAAAAAGAAAATCTTTCGATTTTTCAAACAATAATTTATGTCCATGATGTAAACCATCAAAAAAACCCAAAATTAAATCTTTTGCCATAATTAATTAAATTGATAAAAACAAAGAGTTTTTTAAATTATAATCCCCACATTTAGTTCTCAAAATTTTTTTACATGTTGCAAATGTATTCAATTCTAATGCTAAATCTATAGCAAGTTGTCTTATGTAAAAACCTTTAGATACATCAACCATCAAACTTAAAATTGGCAATTTAAAATCAATAACTTTTCAATTATATAGTTTAACTTCTCTAGGTTTCAAATTGAACTCAATATTATTTCTTGCTAATTTATAAGCTCTAACTCCATTTACATTAATTGCTGAAAATTTAGGTGGTATTTGTAAATATTGATTATCAACAAAATTTTTTAATTTGGAAATGATTTCATCTTTATCAAAAAATAAATTAGAACTTTCTTTTATTATTTTACCTGTAATATCTCCGGTATCAGTTTCAACTCCAAATAAAATTTCTACATAATATTGCTTATTCAAATTAGACAAATTTTTAAGTAATTTAGTTGATTCGTTAACTCCAATTAATAAAACACCACTAGCCATAGGGTCTAAAGTTCCAGCAAAACCAGCTTTTTTTCAATTAAATTTCTTTTTCAATATATTTAAAAATTCTGTCGAGCCAACACCAGAAGGTTTATAAAAATTAATTACAGAATTTTGAAAATTCATTATTAATGATTAAAAGCTTGTTGCAAAACAGATGGATCTAAACCAGCATAGGCAACAATTAATATAATTGAACAAATAAGTAATAATAATCCATTAATAATAAATGTAAATCAAATCATTATGTGAACTGATTTAGATTTATGAATTTGATTAATTCCTGAAAAAAATGCAGCTCCTAAATATAAATATGGTAATGCTAACAAAACAATAGAAA is a window from the Mycoplasmoides pirum ATCC 25960 genome containing:
- a CDS encoding GNAT family N-acetyltransferase; this encodes MNEIIVRDYLDKDFEEVKKLLNNIFRLNERNFPKQYINDFLTISAKKFISDSSIKKLAIMNNEVAGLAFFDNLIQTKLNNDSYIKKFNYMRSNLNNENEIYDFELQMAVIKNIDNLIDELKSNKMLQNIPELKLLSVNPKFKGRNIAKNLINYVCNKFNFKSFWLVTDSNCNWKYYEKQNYKLIKKKLILDAKNEPYKSYENELHEIMIFLCE
- the ribF gene encoding riboflavin biosynthesis protein RibF, which produces MAKDLILGFFDGLHHGHKLLFEKSKDFLFDVLTFKNIPSKKNNFLYSEQERFNQLKKMKTNKIYLLDLNFQNMSALEFCNNFLLKKFSEYRIIVGSDYLFGRDKQNVEFLQKNFKNVLIVNRSNISTTLIKKLIKNNNFFEANKLLLEPYYRVGKVIKGKQIATSLGFPTANIECDKNLIELNEGSYIVQCVVDNLTYQGVGFVGNSKSFKESKKYIEVNIFNFNKNIYDNEIKIIFYKFIRPNEFFSNIIDLKQAIELDINTAKNYFN
- a CDS encoding ABC transporter ATP-binding protein — protein: MWKLLKFQSAKYWTITIFASILTFIQVITDLVMPAIFTAMTPIIGASDDNIGYILSHVPFLVWTLQFTSRTEALTILGSSMGACALFGLLTGFLGAYLASKSAVNIAAMIRSNLFLQIQKLSSSNLDKFGTSSLLIRLTNDIALIQNMSFTVIRIMIRGPFLFVGGLIFSIMTDGDLSISLAVWIPLMIIAMMVAIKKASPLFGTIQKTVDALNVQSRENILGVRVIKSYNLESTQRDKFNEVNNRWNFYTTKAFKILSGLQPIILLIANLASLIILLIAKYPPHPIDSTLELGKLQSILGYQGYIIMGITISTMVLFNFVQSRASVKRVNEVLNDIPNIKVNSSGLDLVDGSIVFENVNFKYNPNSSENILNNINFSINSGETIGIIGSTGSGKSSIINLMARIYEPTTGNIIVGKRNIKDIDTYNLHNSVGYVFQENILFAGTIKSNLLFGNDKATNEEIDEALEIACAKPFINNFVDGINHIVEQRGKNLSGGQKQRVSIARTILRKPRILVLDDSTSALDAITDQNLRRNIKEKLKGLTTIIIAQKILSIKDSDKILVVDKGEIVGQGTHSELIKNCDVYKQIAVSQMSEEELANA
- the truB gene encoding tRNA pseudouridine(55) synthase TruB; this encodes MNFQNSVINFYKPSGVGSTEFLNILKKKFNWKKAGFAGTLDPMASGVLLIGVNESTKLLKNLSNLNKQYYVEILFGVETDTGDITGKIIKESSNLFFDKDEIISKLKNFVDNQYLQIPPKFSAINVNGVRAYKLARNNIEFNLKPREVKLYNWKVIDFKLPILSLMVDVSKGFYIRQLAIDLALELNTFATCKKILRTKCGDYNLKNSLFLSI